In one window of Gudongella oleilytica DNA:
- a CDS encoding beta-ketoacyl-ACP synthase III has translation MKKISVGITGLGSYVPERVVTNDDISKLVETSDEWIVTRTGIKERRVADENVATSDLAIKAAELALEDSGLDADELDLIIVATATPDHAFPSTAALVQKNLGASKAAAFDLSVGCSGFIYGMVTGANFITSGMYKKVLVIGAETLSKIVDWTDRNTCVLFGDGAGACVLESCDESFGILASELGSDGLNGDVLILPAGGSRYPATAETVKNKLHTIKMDGKEVFKFAVRVMEKSSMRVLEEAGLTQDQLDFFIPHQANMRIVDAAMKKLQLGREKTHINMDKYGNMSAASVPVALDEAFREGKIKQGDVVLLIAFGAGLSWASIVMRWNRRDRDV, from the coding sequence TTGAAAAAAATATCGGTTGGAATAACCGGTCTTGGAAGCTATGTACCGGAAAGGGTCGTAACCAATGATGACATTTCAAAGCTTGTGGAAACGAGCGACGAATGGATAGTAACCCGAACTGGTATCAAGGAGAGAAGAGTGGCTGACGAGAATGTTGCGACATCTGATCTGGCCATTAAGGCAGCGGAGCTTGCTTTAGAGGATTCAGGATTGGATGCGGATGAACTGGATCTGATCATCGTCGCTACTGCTACACCTGACCATGCGTTTCCGTCGACAGCCGCTCTTGTGCAAAAAAACCTTGGAGCATCAAAGGCAGCTGCATTTGACTTAAGCGTTGGCTGTTCAGGATTCATCTACGGCATGGTTACCGGAGCTAACTTTATTACTTCCGGGATGTATAAGAAGGTTTTGGTTATTGGTGCTGAAACTCTCTCAAAGATAGTGGACTGGACTGACAGAAACACCTGTGTATTATTTGGAGACGGTGCAGGAGCGTGTGTATTGGAATCATGTGACGAAAGTTTTGGGATTTTAGCTTCAGAGCTTGGGTCAGATGGTCTCAACGGAGACGTTTTGATATTGCCTGCAGGCGGCTCGAGATATCCGGCAACTGCAGAAACAGTTAAGAACAAGCTTCACACAATAAAAATGGATGGCAAAGAGGTCTTTAAATTTGCTGTAAGGGTAATGGAAAAATCGTCCATGAGAGTTCTGGAAGAGGCGGGACTGACTCAGGACCAGCTTGATTTCTTCATACCCCACCAGGCAAATATGAGGATTGTTGATGCAGCAATGAAAAAGTTGCAGCTGGGAAGAGAAAAAACACATATAAATATGGATAAGTACGGCAACATGTCCGCTGCTTCAGTTCCTGTTGCTCTTGATGAGGCCTTCAGGGAAGGGAAGATCAAACAAGGAGATGTGGTACTTCTTATCGCATTTGGTGCAGGATTATCCTGGGCTTCTATTGTCATGCGGTGGAACAGGAGGGACAGGGATGTTTAA
- the fabD gene encoding ACP S-malonyltransferase: MAKTAFLFPGQGAQHIGMGRDFFEQIRESKEVFKEADEALQMDLSGLIFEGSEEELKKTENTQPAILTASIAMLKALEKEGIDCDYTAGLSLGEYSSLVMSKALRFSDALKIVRERGKFMQEAVPQGVGGMAALLGMDRDLLPLVLEASKDFGIVEVANYNSPDQIVISGEKKGLSIACAKAMELGAKKAVELPVSAPFHTSMLTPAGVRLEGELRKVSLGELEKKVVSNVDGKVIGCREELVGKLVDQVSSSVMWQQSIEYMIDEGVDTFIEIGPGKSLSGFAKRISKAMGKDVRILNVSSVESFKETVEKLTKGA; this comes from the coding sequence ATGGCTAAGACAGCATTTTTGTTCCCTGGCCAGGGAGCTCAACATATAGGAATGGGCAGAGATTTCTTTGAACAAATAAGAGAGTCCAAGGAGGTATTCAAGGAGGCAGACGAAGCACTTCAAATGGATCTTTCAGGCCTGATATTCGAGGGATCCGAGGAGGAACTCAAGAAAACCGAGAATACCCAACCGGCAATTCTTACCGCCAGTATTGCGATGCTTAAAGCTCTTGAAAAAGAGGGTATCGACTGTGATTACACCGCTGGCCTGAGCCTTGGAGAATACAGTTCGTTGGTTATGAGTAAAGCGTTGAGATTTTCTGATGCACTTAAAATAGTCAGGGAAAGAGGCAAGTTCATGCAGGAGGCCGTTCCGCAGGGAGTAGGTGGTATGGCAGCATTGTTGGGTATGGACAGAGATCTGTTGCCTTTAGTCCTTGAAGCATCAAAAGATTTTGGCATAGTAGAGGTAGCAAACTACAACAGTCCGGATCAGATAGTTATATCCGGCGAAAAGAAAGGATTATCTATAGCTTGCGCCAAGGCAATGGAACTGGGTGCAAAAAAAGCTGTAGAGCTCCCGGTCAGTGCACCTTTCCACACCTCGATGCTAACTCCGGCAGGAGTTAGGCTCGAGGGAGAACTGAGGAAGGTATCCCTGGGAGAGCTTGAAAAAAAGGTAGTCTCAAACGTGGACGGAAAGGTGATTGGCTGCAGGGAAGAGCTTGTTGGCAAACTGGTAGACCAGGTCTCAAGCTCAGTAATGTGGCAGCAGTCAATCGAGTACATGATTGATGAAGGAGTTGATACCTTCATTGAGATCGGGCCTGGAAAGTCACTTTCCGGCTTTGCAAAGAGAATAAGCAAGGCAATGGGTAAGGATGTCAGGATACTTAACGTATCTTCTGTGGAAAGCTTCAAGGAAACTGTTGAGAAGCTTACAAAGGGGGCTTAG
- the fabF gene encoding beta-ketoacyl-ACP synthase II, with protein MKRVVLTGFGAVTPIGIGKDEFWNALLDGKSGVGYITRFDASEHDTKIAAEVKDFDPTAFMEKKEAKRMDMFAQYAVAGTKMALDDAGIDLSMIDTDRAGAIIGSGIGGITTLEAEKENLDEKGPGRISPLFIPMMIANMAAGQVSMTFGLKGSSMTIATACASATHAIGEAFRMIKSGYLDMAVSGGTESSITPLSMAGFISMKALSTRNEVPEKASRPFDKNRDGFVMGEGSGIVILEELDHALKRGARIYAEVVGYGSTSDAFHITQPDPEASGAMRAMALALKESGASPCDIDYINAHGTSTYFNDKLETLAIKRLFGEYAKNLNISSTKSMTGHLLGAAGGVEAIATAMAIHTGVVPPTINYEVHDEECDLNYTPNHAVKRNVRYGLSNSLGFGGHNASILFKRYE; from the coding sequence ATGAAAAGAGTTGTACTGACAGGCTTTGGAGCAGTAACGCCTATCGGGATCGGTAAGGATGAATTTTGGAATGCTTTGCTGGATGGAAAATCTGGAGTAGGGTATATAACGAGGTTTGATGCTTCTGAGCATGACACAAAGATTGCAGCTGAGGTAAAGGACTTTGACCCCACTGCATTCATGGAGAAAAAGGAAGCAAAGAGGATGGATATGTTCGCTCAGTATGCAGTTGCAGGTACTAAAATGGCTCTGGATGATGCAGGGATCGACTTATCAATGATCGATACTGACAGAGCTGGAGCAATAATCGGTTCAGGAATTGGCGGGATAACAACCCTGGAAGCAGAAAAGGAAAATCTGGATGAGAAAGGCCCTGGAAGGATAAGTCCGCTTTTTATACCAATGATGATTGCAAACATGGCAGCGGGCCAGGTTTCAATGACTTTCGGCTTGAAGGGTTCATCTATGACGATTGCTACGGCTTGTGCATCTGCTACCCATGCCATAGGTGAAGCCTTTAGGATGATCAAGTCTGGGTACCTCGACATGGCAGTCTCAGGAGGTACAGAAAGCTCTATAACCCCTCTTTCAATGGCAGGGTTTATATCTATGAAAGCTCTTTCAACCAGGAATGAAGTGCCTGAGAAGGCCAGCAGGCCCTTTGACAAAAATAGGGATGGATTTGTAATGGGAGAAGGCTCCGGCATAGTAATTCTTGAAGAGCTGGATCATGCATTGAAAAGAGGAGCCAGGATATATGCAGAGGTCGTCGGATATGGCTCAACCTCAGATGCCTTTCACATAACTCAGCCAGATCCTGAAGCATCAGGGGCAATGAGAGCTATGGCACTTGCCCTAAAGGAGAGTGGGGCAAGTCCTTGTGATATAGATTATATAAATGCACATGGAACCAGCACCTACTTCAATGACAAGCTGGAGACTCTGGCAATAAAAAGGCTGTTTGGTGAGTATGCAAAAAACTTGAATATAAGTTCCACAAAATCAATGACTGGCCATCTCTTAGGTGCTGCAGGCGGTGTTGAGGCAATTGCTACTGCAATGGCCATTCATACTGGAGTCGTTCCTCCCACCATCAACTACGAGGTCCACGATGAGGAGTGCGATTTGAATTACACGCCTAATCATGCAGTCAAGCGCAACGTTCGCTATGGCTTGTCCAATTCACTTGGATTTGGCGGACATAATGCGTCTATACTTTTCAAAAGGTATGAATAA
- a CDS encoding 2-oxoacid:acceptor oxidoreductase family protein, translated as MDERLIIAGFGGQGVMAMGQLLTYSGMIENKNVSWLPSYGPEMRGGTANCNVTVSTDPVGSPVVVEASTVIVLNLPSLDKFEDSVEAGGRLFINSSLISRKSTRDDIEVYYVPANDIANELGNPRIANMVMLGAVLEKTNVVSFESIEKAFGKVFGESKAHLLPINKEALERGAKAVRETANV; from the coding sequence ATGGATGAGAGATTGATAATCGCCGGCTTTGGAGGACAGGGTGTAATGGCGATGGGCCAGCTTTTAACATACTCAGGGATGATCGAAAACAAAAATGTATCCTGGCTGCCATCATATGGACCAGAAATGAGAGGCGGAACTGCAAACTGCAACGTTACAGTATCAACTGATCCCGTGGGCTCTCCTGTAGTAGTTGAAGCATCTACAGTAATAGTTCTCAACCTGCCTTCTTTAGATAAATTTGAAGATAGTGTCGAAGCAGGCGGCAGACTATTTATAAATTCTTCATTAATATCAAGAAAATCAACAAGAGACGACATTGAGGTATACTATGTTCCTGCCAACGATATTGCCAACGAACTTGGAAACCCAAGGATAGCAAACATGGTAATGCTTGGAGCTGTACTTGAAAAAACCAATGTTGTAAGCTTTGAGTCAATAGAAAAAGCATTTGGCAAGGTTTTTGGCGAATCCAAGGCTCATCTGCTTCCGATCAATAAGGAAGCTCTTGAAAGAGGAGCAAAAGCCGTAAGAGAAACTGCAAACGTATAA
- the fabG gene encoding 3-oxoacyl-[acyl-carrier-protein] reductase yields MKGKTALVTGGSRGIGREIALGLAARGCNVAITFIRSEETALKVVDELIELGVKAVAVKADTGNKEQVEEMVIQVEESLGRIDILVNNAGITRDNLLIRMSEDDWDQVMQTNLKGAFLTTKAVVRGMMKNRYGKIINISSVVGVMGNAGQANYSASKAGLIGLTKSTAKELASRGIRVNAIAPGFIKTDMTDALKEEVIQEMLKSIPLGYLAEPKEISNLVNFLASEDSDYITGQVIQIDGGMHI; encoded by the coding sequence ATGAAGGGCAAAACAGCACTTGTAACAGGTGGAAGCCGGGGGATAGGAAGAGAGATCGCGCTGGGACTTGCGGCAAGGGGATGCAATGTCGCAATAACCTTTATCAGAAGCGAAGAGACAGCTTTAAAAGTAGTTGATGAGCTAATAGAATTGGGAGTTAAGGCTGTTGCAGTCAAAGCTGATACCGGCAATAAGGAGCAGGTTGAAGAAATGGTAATCCAGGTCGAGGAAAGTCTTGGAAGGATAGATATACTGGTCAACAACGCAGGGATAACCAGGGATAATCTTCTCATAAGAATGAGTGAGGACGACTGGGACCAGGTAATGCAGACAAACCTTAAGGGAGCATTTCTAACCACTAAGGCAGTAGTAAGGGGAATGATGAAAAACAGATATGGAAAGATCATAAACATATCGTCAGTTGTAGGAGTTATGGGCAATGCGGGGCAAGCAAATTATTCCGCTTCAAAGGCCGGACTTATAGGGCTTACAAAGTCCACAGCCAAGGAACTGGCCTCCAGGGGCATAAGGGTGAATGCAATAGCTCCGGGCTTTATAAAAACAGATATGACTGATGCGCTCAAGGAAGAGGTAATACAAGAGATGCTTAAATCCATACCGCTTGGCTATCTTGCGGAGCCGAAGGAAATAAGCAATTTGGTGAATTTCCTTGCAAGCGAGGACTCAGATTACATCACTGGGCAGGTAATTCAAATAGATGGCGGAATGCACATATAA
- a CDS encoding CCA tRNA nucleotidyltransferase, with amino-acid sequence MRITIPEYVNRIIDALNSSGHEAFLVGGCVRDSILGKVPADYDIATSADPAQIESVFRDWRTFEPGRIFGTIPVAQEEGIVEVTAFRKDIGYSDGRRPDRVEFTTNLTEDLKRRDFTINAMAYSHSTGIIDPFGGNKDIDMRLIRCVGDPMERLSEDYLRILRAVRFATQLNFSIEISTAGACTKLSAGLNKVSVERIREELFKILLSDKPSEGLLMMRSLGILKEVIPELIPAIGFDQRNPHHDRSVFQHTLTVLDNTPPVLHLRLAALLHDIGKPYTFSVDEYGVGHFYGHDKMSVKIGKEFMQRLKCSTELMEKTLNLVKEHMVHHPDLRKKGLKRQLQRVGSENIYHLIDLQIADKLSKKGKKDITKLLEKKTVIGEILEAGEPFKKGHLAVNGNDLKAAGYKEGKIIGKLLEYLLNCVLEKPELNTREHLMKIVLDIYPPDSVE; translated from the coding sequence ATGAGGATCACTATACCTGAATATGTAAATCGAATAATAGATGCTTTGAATAGCTCAGGGCATGAGGCATTTCTTGTTGGAGGCTGTGTAAGGGATTCGATCCTGGGTAAGGTGCCTGCTGACTATGACATAGCTACCTCTGCTGATCCGGCTCAAATAGAGTCAGTATTCAGAGACTGGAGGACCTTTGAACCAGGGCGTATATTTGGGACGATACCTGTCGCTCAGGAGGAAGGGATAGTTGAGGTCACTGCCTTTAGAAAGGATATTGGATATTCAGACGGCAGGAGGCCTGACAGGGTAGAGTTCACCACCAATTTGACTGAGGATCTCAAAAGAAGGGATTTCACTATCAATGCAATGGCCTACAGCCACTCCACAGGGATAATCGACCCATTTGGTGGCAATAAAGATATTGATATGAGGCTTATCAGATGTGTAGGCGATCCAATGGAAAGACTGAGTGAGGATTACCTCAGAATACTAAGAGCTGTAAGGTTTGCTACTCAATTGAACTTCTCCATAGAGATAAGTACTGCAGGTGCCTGCACAAAGCTCTCCGCAGGTCTAAACAAGGTTAGTGTTGAAAGAATCAGAGAGGAATTGTTTAAGATATTACTTTCTGACAAGCCTTCAGAGGGACTCCTTATGATGAGATCTCTGGGTATACTGAAAGAGGTTATTCCTGAGTTGATCCCTGCAATAGGCTTTGATCAAAGGAATCCGCATCATGACAGATCTGTCTTCCAGCATACTTTGACCGTTCTGGACAATACACCACCGGTTCTCCATTTGAGGCTGGCTGCCCTATTGCATGACATTGGTAAACCGTACACCTTCTCAGTTGACGAGTATGGTGTGGGTCACTTCTATGGACATGACAAGATGAGTGTAAAAATCGGGAAAGAGTTTATGCAAAGGCTTAAATGCTCAACAGAGCTTATGGAAAAAACACTGAATCTGGTGAAAGAGCACATGGTCCATCACCCGGATTTGAGGAAAAAAGGTCTGAAGAGACAGCTTCAGAGAGTAGGATCCGAGAACATATACCACCTTATAGACCTTCAGATAGCAGACAAACTCAGCAAGAAGGGCAAAAAGGACATAACAAAGCTCCTTGAGAAAAAAACGGTGATCGGAGAGATACTTGAAGCCGGTGAACCTTTTAAAAAGGGTCATCTTGCAGTAAATGGAAATGACCTTAAGGCCGCAGGATACAAAGAGGGCAAGATAATCGGAAAGCTTCTTGAGTACCTGCTGAACTGTGTGCTTGAGAAACCGGAACTAAATACCAGGGAGCATCTGATGAAGATAGTGCTCGATATTTATCCTCCGGACTCTGTTGAATAA
- a CDS encoding NAD(P)H-dependent flavin oxidoreductase, which yields MDKLRIGNKLARVPIIQGGMGVGVSLSGLASAVANQGGIGTISGVQIGFREPDFTTNTNEANIRGLKKEIRLAREKSPYGILAVNIMVAIDNYKEMVKAAVEEGVDLIISGAGLPSELPELVKGSDTKIAPIVSSGKAAAVITKLWTKRHNYLPDLIIVEGPLAGGHLGFSEEILKSGNLPDIRDLVKEVREAIRSYEDTCDKKIPIAAAGGIYYSEEIRELLQIGADAVQLGSRFVATQECDAHISFKEAYIQSKNEDIGYVKSPVGMPGQAILNDFIRRVSLERERVTKCYNCLTPCNPATTQYCITSALIRSVTGDVDNGLIFIGKRGYLIDRITTVKELIEELTQSLTLD from the coding sequence ATGGATAAATTAAGAATTGGCAACAAGCTTGCCAGAGTACCGATAATCCAGGGTGGTATGGGAGTTGGAGTTTCCCTCTCGGGGCTTGCATCTGCAGTTGCCAATCAAGGTGGTATCGGTACAATTTCAGGAGTTCAGATAGGATTTAGGGAGCCTGATTTTACAACCAATACAAATGAGGCAAACATAAGAGGATTGAAGAAAGAAATAAGGTTAGCGCGTGAAAAGAGTCCGTACGGAATTCTTGCAGTCAACATTATGGTTGCTATCGATAACTATAAGGAAATGGTCAAAGCAGCAGTTGAAGAAGGTGTTGACTTGATAATTTCTGGAGCCGGTTTACCTAGTGAGCTACCTGAGCTTGTGAAGGGCAGCGATACAAAAATCGCACCTATAGTATCCTCCGGTAAGGCGGCTGCAGTAATTACCAAGTTATGGACTAAGAGGCACAACTATTTGCCTGATCTAATCATCGTGGAAGGCCCATTGGCTGGAGGGCATCTTGGTTTTTCTGAGGAGATCCTGAAAAGCGGCAATCTCCCTGATATTCGTGATCTGGTCAAAGAAGTCAGGGAAGCGATCAGATCCTATGAGGATACCTGCGACAAGAAGATCCCTATTGCAGCCGCAGGAGGTATATACTATAGTGAGGAAATCAGGGAGCTTCTCCAGATAGGTGCAGATGCTGTTCAACTTGGCAGCCGTTTCGTTGCTACCCAGGAGTGTGATGCACATATAAGCTTCAAGGAGGCTTATATCCAGAGCAAAAATGAAGACATTGGATATGTTAAAAGCCCAGTCGGAATGCCTGGTCAGGCAATCCTAAATGATTTTATAAGAAGGGTATCCCTGGAGAGAGAAAGGGTGACGAAATGCTACAACTGTCTTACACCCTGCAACCCGGCCACTACTCAATATTGCATAACAAGTGCGCTGATAAGATCTGTAACCGGTGATGTGGACAACGGTCTGATATTCATAGGGAAAAGAGGTTACCTGATCGACAGGATAACTACCGTAAAAGAGTTGATTGAAGAGCTTACACAAAGCCTGACGCTGGACTGA
- the acpP gene encoding acyl carrier protein has protein sequence MVFEKVKKIIAEQLDAEAEGITMETSMMKDLEADSLDAVEIMMALEDEFGIEIPDEDAEGFKNIGDIVKYVEGKIA, from the coding sequence ATGGTATTTGAAAAAGTAAAAAAGATAATTGCAGAGCAGCTTGATGCAGAGGCAGAAGGAATAACCATGGAGACATCAATGATGAAGGATCTTGAGGCAGACTCCCTTGACGCTGTAGAAATAATGATGGCCCTCGAGGATGAGTTTGGAATAGAGATTCCTGACGAGGACGCAGAAGGATTCAAAAATATCGGAGATATCGTAAAATACGTAGAAGGGAAAATAGCCTAA
- the fabK gene encoding enoyl-[acyl-carrier-protein] reductase FabK — translation MFKTRVTKLLGIQYPIIQGGMAWVATHELAAAVSEAGGLGIIAAGNAPGDFVRNEIRALKKKTDKPFGVNIMLLSPFVEDVVDIVCQEGVPVVTTGAGNPGKYLDRFREKGIKVIPVVPSVALAKRLEKQGVDALIVEGTEAGGHIGELTTMALVPQVCDAVDLPVIAAGGIADGRGFIAALALGAEGVQVGTRFVCSTEAKVHSSYKDALINAKDRDAIVTGRTTGHPVRVIKNQFTREFLEMERNGASVEELEAAGAGKLRLAVVDGDIDNGSVMSGQIAGMIKDIKSCRDIIEGMVQEAMTSHERIRQLSGGGLDG, via the coding sequence ATGTTTAAAACAAGAGTAACTAAATTATTAGGTATTCAATACCCTATCATACAGGGCGGTATGGCATGGGTAGCTACTCATGAGCTTGCAGCAGCAGTATCTGAGGCTGGAGGTCTTGGAATAATTGCAGCGGGAAATGCACCTGGAGATTTTGTAAGGAATGAAATAAGAGCACTTAAGAAAAAAACCGATAAACCCTTTGGTGTGAATATTATGCTCCTTTCACCATTTGTTGAAGATGTTGTGGACATAGTGTGTCAGGAGGGGGTTCCCGTAGTAACCACCGGAGCAGGAAATCCTGGAAAATACCTTGACCGATTCAGAGAAAAGGGGATCAAGGTCATACCTGTAGTACCCTCTGTGGCTCTTGCAAAGAGGCTTGAAAAACAGGGAGTAGATGCTTTGATAGTTGAGGGAACTGAGGCTGGAGGCCATATAGGGGAGCTTACAACCATGGCTCTTGTACCACAGGTATGTGATGCTGTTGATCTTCCGGTGATTGCAGCAGGCGGGATAGCCGATGGGAGAGGCTTTATTGCTGCCCTTGCTCTTGGTGCCGAGGGAGTACAGGTTGGGACAAGATTTGTGTGCTCAACTGAAGCGAAGGTCCATTCAAGCTACAAGGATGCCCTGATAAATGCAAAGGACAGGGATGCAATCGTAACAGGAAGAACTACCGGTCACCCTGTAAGGGTAATAAAGAATCAATTTACCCGTGAGTTTCTGGAAATGGAAAGAAACGGAGCGTCTGTAGAGGAGCTTGAAGCCGCTGGCGCAGGCAAGTTAAGACTTGCAGTAGTAGATGGAGATATTGATAACGGCTCAGTTATGTCTGGTCAGATAGCAGGGATGATAAAGGATATAAAAAGCTGCAGGGATATAATTGAGGGCATGGTTCAGGAAGCTATGACTTCCCATGAAAGGATCAGGCAATTATCAGGAGGTGGCCTTGATGGCTAA
- the fabZ gene encoding 3-hydroxyacyl-ACP dehydratase FabZ: MKVYGIKDIIEVIPHRYPFLFIDRVEVSEEALKGTGYKNVTVNENYFTGHFPNNPVMPGVIIIETMAQAGAVILLSQEQFKGKTAYFAGINKFRFKRKVVPGDCLRIEVEITRVRGGIGIGEGKAFVGEELAAEGEFMFAIEN; the protein is encoded by the coding sequence ATGAAGGTATACGGGATAAAGGATATAATTGAAGTCATCCCACACAGATACCCTTTTCTTTTTATTGACAGGGTCGAAGTAAGCGAAGAGGCTCTTAAGGGTACAGGCTATAAAAATGTTACTGTGAATGAAAACTACTTTACAGGACACTTCCCGAATAATCCTGTCATGCCTGGTGTCATCATAATAGAGACAATGGCGCAGGCAGGAGCAGTGATTCTTTTGTCCCAGGAGCAATTCAAGGGTAAGACTGCCTATTTTGCAGGGATCAACAAATTTAGATTCAAGAGAAAGGTAGTACCAGGTGATTGCTTAAGGATAGAGGTAGAGATTACAAGAGTTCGAGGCGGAATAGGAATTGGAGAGGGCAAGGCTTTCGTGGGCGAAGAGCTTGCAGCTGAGGGAGAATTCATGTTCGCGATCGAAAACTGA
- the glmM gene encoding phosphoglucosamine mutase, giving the protein MGKLFGTDGVRGVANLELTPELAFGIGRAGAFIISEGKKGKVIVGKDTRASGDMLEAALTAGICSMGLDVESIGILPTPAVALLAREYGAVAGVMISASHNPGEYNGIKFFNGEGLKLPDAVEEQIEDIILNKRELPAPPIKDLIGRVYINGTAAEDYKELLKNAIKVDLTGVKIAMDCGHGALYRIGPSIVKELGGEVISINTEPNGMNINHDCGSTKPALVQRLVLENGADLGVAFDGDADRIIAVDEKGEIIDGDHILAICGSYLKGKGELKRDTVVGTVMTNMGLDEYLKKNGLGIVKTAVGDRYILEEMLKEGYNLGGEQSGHIIFLEHNTTGDGMATALHLLQVMKDTNKKASELNGLMKNYPQVLLNARVDNAYKTKYMEIPEIKEEIMRIEEMFKGKGRVLIRPSGTEPLVRVMIEGEDHEIITDVARDLVDFIESRIGIK; this is encoded by the coding sequence ATGGGAAAACTATTTGGTACAGATGGAGTTAGAGGCGTTGCAAATTTGGAATTGACGCCAGAGCTGGCCTTTGGAATAGGAAGGGCTGGAGCCTTCATCATATCGGAAGGGAAAAAGGGCAAGGTCATTGTAGGCAAGGACACAAGAGCATCCGGTGATATGCTTGAGGCTGCACTAACAGCAGGAATATGCTCTATGGGTTTGGATGTCGAGTCGATCGGTATACTTCCAACACCTGCGGTAGCCTTGCTGGCAAGAGAATACGGAGCGGTGGCAGGGGTAATGATATCAGCATCCCATAATCCCGGTGAATACAATGGAATCAAATTTTTCAACGGGGAGGGGCTAAAGCTTCCGGACGCGGTGGAAGAACAGATAGAGGATATAATCCTGAATAAACGAGAGCTGCCTGCGCCTCCAATTAAAGACCTGATAGGCAGGGTATATATAAATGGAACTGCAGCAGAGGATTACAAGGAGTTACTGAAAAATGCCATCAAGGTAGACCTCACAGGAGTTAAGATAGCAATGGATTGCGGCCATGGTGCCCTGTACAGGATTGGACCGTCGATAGTCAAAGAGTTAGGCGGTGAAGTGATTTCAATTAACACCGAGCCCAATGGTATGAATATAAATCATGATTGTGGATCAACAAAACCGGCTCTGGTCCAGAGACTTGTCCTGGAGAATGGTGCAGACCTTGGAGTCGCCTTTGACGGAGATGCCGACAGGATAATTGCAGTTGACGAGAAGGGCGAGATCATCGATGGAGATCACATTCTTGCAATTTGCGGCTCCTACCTGAAGGGGAAGGGAGAGTTGAAAAGGGACACGGTAGTTGGAACTGTTATGACCAATATGGGCCTGGATGAGTACCTGAAGAAAAACGGATTGGGGATTGTCAAGACTGCAGTCGGGGACAGGTACATACTCGAGGAAATGTTGAAGGAGGGCTACAACCTAGGTGGAGAACAGTCAGGACATATCATATTCCTTGAGCACAATACCACAGGAGATGGAATGGCAACAGCACTTCACCTGTTGCAGGTAATGAAGGATACTAACAAGAAAGCATCGGAGCTTAATGGGTTGATGAAAAACTATCCTCAGGTCCTATTGAATGCAAGGGTCGACAATGCATATAAGACAAAGTACATGGAGATACCTGAGATCAAGGAAGAGATCATGAGAATAGAGGAGATGTTCAAAGGCAAGGGCAGGGTACTGATAAGACCATCAGGCACAGAGCCACTGGTAAGGGTTATGATCGAGGGGGAGGATCATGAGATCATAACTGATGTCGCGAGGGACCTCGTTGATTTCATCGAGTCCAGGATAGGGATAAAATAA